The following are encoded together in the Hippoglossus stenolepis isolate QCI-W04-F060 chromosome 12, HSTE1.2, whole genome shotgun sequence genome:
- the dlg5a gene encoding disks large homolog 5a isoform X4 has product MEPKHKELLDQCHQNLLESITDADRLIELLIVSGTLSQLDRFELEQNCSSSAEKVDHLLKMLVNKESDHFLDLCVALEKAYPDLYAALFGSNGGGPVDHSTGSPVNGEASSPPPAINDNRPTGDNLDTILFQLRQVTRERDELRKRLALASPGTTFDDCRPNSKASHDYERLKSQCMRAMADLQSLQNQHTKTLKRCEEAVKEADFYHMLHSRVLSEQTQLKEEMETLRRDNSQLVREHNHLQQNCEELKRLHGQDQKELADLRQQQQQVMREKGSSEVLNKLYDTAMDKLEGVKKDYDALSKRYSEKVANHNTDLSRLEQAEEENRRLQKQMDALLKQRDSAMHYQQQYSTSMRRFDSVQQELNKSSAQNKELQREMERLQSEVTRYKNLQLKAGKDCEKYKEERDSVFNEYRLIMSERDQVIKELDKLQTALEAAEARLKNTSSERVVASEELEALRQELNSSLVDRDRAICERNELLEKYCHEVKDKAEAQKELSQACKDIETVREERDVARKERTEAIIQRDQLLREYYQARQKQDSATLDMERANKEIEMLRKQYEAMSQELKEATQEAEVAKCRRDWAFQERDKIVAERESIRTLCDNLRRERDRAVSDLADALRNLDDMRKQKNDALRELKELKEKMESQLEKEARFCQLMAHSSHDSAIDTDSLEWETEVVEFEKDRDDMDLKALGFDITEGVNDPYLPGDCGIFVTRVDKGSIADGRLRVNDWLLKINDIDLTNKDRKQVVKAVLSGGGSINMVVRRRKSLGGRLVTPVHINLVGHKDSGIGLESGVFVAAIVQGSPAAREGSLTVGDRLIAINGIALDNKSVTECEALLRSCRDSLSLSLMKFFPHSTSGQNIFESLRESSEKSNGRMHLSEVHSRNSRNLKHNSSTQTDIFCPDLGSTSTGSISGERRKVRGESDEVYGDMSRPFSLGSLHATSLRPASDLGTGRYGPSAFQECCPYTKAPSSLPFDPVSASDCITMETTLEKKHSGGTWPKMMVGGMSVAPDNTSPVTAAAQLSIYKSPKQRKSIFDPDTFKRPETPSSKMEYMAANQIAAVAAAAAASHSPQPSKTESLSSSSTPTPTPPTPPNRSDSFKFKHKHQSSSASDCTITSEGKGEAVISMAAAEGRERSERERDRNGNHYFLDGKVLTSRKSCDEDIGRTRGEEPEVKRPRPKSAPALRRRMTPQTINFPTFQSYSNDEHSPEPRDMLRSSPSRSHRHSVGFVPTVYNGTLPPNSAHRGLSPCPAVTAVMRNPVYTVRSHRVHTSNCPSVASQICHQHTHTSPQHQGRLSLDLSQQKRTGDYSETSSSRSSRASHGTNSLPSSARLGSSNNVQYRTERIKIPSTPRYPRSMLGSDRGSLSHSECSSPSLITPPQSPLNLETSSFASSQSQGSISTLPRISVSPLPIGERRKDRALYRNRSFLRIPLAARPRFSSLRSLRPYLEEPRNVIVHKGAEPLGISIVSGENGGIFVSKVTGGSIAHQAGLEYGDQLLEFNGINLRNATEQQARLIIGQQCDTITIMAQYNPHMYQLGNHSRSSSRLEPVSSQSTPQGSGAATPDNHSNIDTLSEQDEGTLTPSSKQTTPTTSPNNFIRMPSDGSRKVGDPRLVTVRRPGVEVGVTLCGGNLRGVFIESLDEDSPARGPDGLLTGDIILEYNSVNMKNKTAEEVYVEMLKPAEMVTLKVQHRPDDFSTLKDVPGDGFYIRALYDRVGEAEGDLTFKKDDILYVDESLPKGSFGTWMAWQLDENAQQIQRGQIPSKYMMDQEFYRRHSVTEMKEDSSKTLSAAARRSFFRRKQKHKRSSSKDSKEMVALDAISTDSIPFLDDCVSLAYQRVQKVECASPRPVLVLGPLTDPAKEMLVKESPGKFCRCVLEVMKASQQAIERGVKDCLFIDYKRRSGHFDVTTVASIKEITDKGCHCLLDIAPHAIERLHCVHIYPIVVFVRYKNAKQIKEQKDPVYLRDKVSQKHSKEQFESAQKIEQEYSKFFTGIVQGGTLPYICTQIMTIVDQEQSKVLWTPLGCP; this is encoded by the exons ATGGAGCCAAAGCACAAAGAGTTGCTCGACCAGTGCCACCAGAACTTGCTGGAGTCCATCACCGACGCGGACCGGCTGATCGAGCTGCTCATCGTCTCCGGCACCCTGAGCCAACTCGACCGGTTCGAGCTGGAGCAGAACTGCTCGTCCAGCGCCGAGAAAGTGGACCACCTCCTGAAGATGCTCGTGAACAAGGAGAGCGACCATTTCCTCGACCTGTGTGTGGCCCTGGAGAAGGCGTACCCTGACCTGTACGCTGCCCTGTTCGGCAGCAACGGCGGCGGACCTGTGGACCACTCCACCG GTTCGCCCGTTAACGGTGAAGCGTCCTCCCCACCCCCAGCCATCAACGACAACCGGCCAACCGGTGACAACCTGGACACCATCCTGTTCCAGCTCCGCCAGGTGACCAGGGAGAGGGATGAGCTCCGCAAGCGCCTGGCGTTGGCATCGCCCGGGACCACCTTCGACGACTGCAG GCCAAATTCCAAAGCCAGTCATGACTATGAGCGTCTGAAAAGTCAGTGCATGAGGGCCATGGCAGATCTGCAGTCCCTCCAGAACCAGCACACCAAAACCCTCAAGAGGTGCGAGGAGGCTGTGAAGGAGGCCGACTTCTACCA CATGTTGCACAGCCGCGTCCTGAGTGAACAGACGCAGCTGaaggaagagatggagacacTCAGGAGAGACAACTCCCAACTTGTCCGAGAGCACAACCACCTACAGCAGAACTGTGAGGAGCTCAAACGACTGCACGGTCAAGACCAGAAAGAGTTGGCAGACCTgcggcagcagcaacagcag GTAATGAGAGAGAAGGGCTCATCTGAGGTGTTAAACAAACTCTATGATACAGCCATGGACAAGCTGGAGGGTGTGAAGAAGGACTACGATGCTCTGAGCAAGCGCTACAGCGAGAAGGTGGCTAACCACAACACAGACCTGAGCCGTCTGGAGCAGGCGGAAGAGGAGAACCGGCGGCTGCAGAAGCAGATGGACGCACTGCTCAAACAGCGTGATTCAGCCATGCACTACCAGCAGCAGTACTCCACCTCAATGAGAAG GTTTGACTCGGTGCAGCAGGAGCTAAACAAATCGTCAGCCCAGAACAAGGAGCTTCAGAGGGAGATGGAGCGTCTCCAGTCGGAGGTGACGCGCTACAAGAACTTACAGCTGAAAGCAGGAAAGGACTGCGAGAAGTACAAGGAGGAGAGGGACTCTGTTTTCAACGAGTATCGTCTCATCATGAGCGAGAGGGACCAGGTGATCAAAGAGCTGGACAAGTTACAGACGGCGCTGGAGGCGGCCGAGGCCCGACTGAAAAACACCTCCTCTGAAAGAGTGGTGGCcagtgaggagctggaggcaCTCAGACAG GAGTTGAACTCTTCACTGGTGGACCGCGACAGGGCCATCTGTGAGAGGAACGAGCTGCTGGAGAAGTACTGCCACGAGGTGAAGGACAAGGCCGAGGCCCAGAAGGAGCTGAGCCAGGCCTGCAAGGACATCGAGACGGTGCGGGAGGAGAGGGACGTGGCCCGCAAAGAGAGGACGGAGGCCATCATTCAAAGGGATCAGTTGCTCCGAGAGTACTATCAGGCCAGACAG AAACAAGACTCCGCCACCCTGGACATGGAACGAGCCAATAAGGAGATTGAGATGCTGAGGAAACAGTACGAGGCCATGTCTCAGGAACTGAAGGAGGCCACACAGGAGGCTGAGGTGGCCAAATGCAGACGGGACTGGGCCTTCCAAGAGAGGGACAAGATAGTGGCGGAGAGGGAGAGCATCAG GACTCTGTGTGATAACCTGCGACGGGAGCGGGACCGGGCAGTCAGCGACCTGGCCGACGCCCTGCGAAATCTGGACGAcatgaggaaacagaaaaacgACGCCTTACGAGAGCTGAAAGAACTGAA ggagaagatggagagcCAGCTTGAGAAGGAGGCCCGTTTCTGTCAGCTAATGGCCCACAGCTCTCACGACTCAGCCATCGACACAGACTCCCTGGAGTGGGAGACAGAGGTGGTGGAGTTTGAGAAAGACAGG GACGACATGGATTTGAAGGCACTTGGGTTTGATATCACTGAGGGGGTAAATGACCCGTATTTACCAGGAGATTGTGGAATATTTGTTACAAGGGTGGATAAAGGAAGTATCGCAGATGGAAGGCTAAG AGTGAATGATTGGCTGTTGAAGATTAATGACATAGACCTGACCAATAAGGACAGGAAGCAGGTGGTGAAGGCTGTCCTCAGTGGTGGGGGGTCGATCAACATGGTGGTACGAAGGAGGAAGTCCCTCGGAGGACGGCTGGTCACTCCTGTTCACATCAACCTTGTGGGACACAAAG ACAGCGGAATTGGTCTGGAGAGCGGCGTGTTCGTTGCCGCTATCGTCCAGGGCAGCCCTGCAGCCAGGGAAGGTTCCCTAACAGTTGGTGACAGACTGATCGCT ATAAACGGCATTGCTCTGGATAACAAATCTGTGACAGAGTGCGAGGCTctgctgaggagctgcagggacTCTCTGAGCCTCTCTCTCATGAAG TTCTTCCCTCACAGCACATCGGGCCAGAACATCTTTGAGAGTCTGCGTGAGTCATCAGAAAAGTCCAACGGGCGCATGCACCTGTCAGAGGTCCACTCCCGGAACAGTCGCAACCTCAAACACAACAGCTCAACGCAGACTGACATCTTCTGCCCTGACCTCGGCAGCACTAGCACAGGGAGCATCTccggggagaggaggaaggtcaGAGGTGAATCTGATGAGGTGTACGGCGACATGAGCAGGCCGTTTTCCCTAGGTTCCCTCCACGCCACTAGCCTCCGACCTGCGTCTGACTTGGGCACTGGCCGCTACGGCCCCAGTGCTTTCCAGGAGTGCTGCCCATACACAAAGGCACCTTCCTCTTTGCCCTTTGACCCTGTCTCGGCCTCGGACTGCATCACAATGGAGACGACCCTGGAGAAGAAGCACAGCGGGGGCACGTGGCCCAAGATGATGGTGGGAGGTATGTCAGTTGCACCAGATAACACCAGTCCGGTCACAGCAGCAGCCCAGCTCTCCATCTACAAATCGCCCAAACAGAGGAAGTCCATCTTCGACCCAGACACTTTCAAACGTCCCGAAACCCCTTCCTCTAAGATGGAGTACATGGCGGCTAATCAGATTGCAGCAGTAGCTGCCGCTGCTGCGGCTTCCCACTCTCCCCAGCCTTCAAAGACTgagtccctctcctcctcatccaccccTACCCCAACCCCTCCGACCCCACCCAATCGCAGTGActcctttaaattcaaacacaaacatcaaagCAGCTCTGCCTCTGACTGCACCATCACCTCAGAGGGCAAGGGAGAGGCTGTCATCTCCATGGCAGCggcagagggcagagagaggagcgagcGGGAAAGAGACAGGAACGGGAACCACTATTTCCTGGACGGCAAGGTCCTGACATCGAGGAAGTCGTGTGATGAGGACATCGGCCGAACCAGGGGGGAGGAGCCTGAGGTGAAGAGGCCGCGTCCTAAATCTGCCCCCGCCCTCCGACGGAGGATGACCCCCCAGACCATCAATTTCCCCACCTTCCAA AGCTACTCTAACGACGAGCACTCGCCAGAGCCCAGGGACATGCTGCGCTCGTCTCCCAGCCGCTCCCACAGGCACAGTGTGGGCTTCGTCCCCACAGTCTACAATGGCACCCTACCTCCGA ATTCAGCCCACCGGGGACTGTCTCCTTGCCCCGCCGTGACTGCGGTGATGAGGAATCCTGTGTACACCGTGCGCAGTCACCGCGTTCATACCAGCAACTGTCCATCTGTCGCCTCCCAGATCTGTCACCAGCACACCCACACCAG CCCCCAACACCAGGGTCGTCTGAGCCTGGACCTGAGCCAGCAGAAGCGCACCGGCGACTACTCAGAAACCTCGTCGTCGCGTAGCAGCAGAGCTTCACACGGTACAAACTCACTGCCCTCCAGCGCTCGCCTCG GTTCTTCCAATAACGTCCAGTACCGCACGGAGAGGATCAAAATCCCTTCCACTCCGCGCTACCCTCGCTCCATGCTGGGGTCAGACAGAG GCTCCCTGTCCCACTCCGAGTGTAGCAGCCCGAGTCTCATCACGCCTCCACAATCACCCCTCAATCTGGAGACTTCCTCATTCgccagcagccaatcacaaggcTCCATTTCCACTTTACCTCGGATCTCAGTCAGCCCTTTGCCAATAGGGGAGCGCAGGAAAGACAG AGCTCTTTACCGTAACCGATCTTTTCTAAGGATTCCTCTGGCTGCAAGGCCGAGGTTCTCCTCTCTCAGGAGCCTCAG GCCGTACCTGGAGGAACCGCGCAATGTGATTGTGCACAAAGGAGCGGAGCCTCTCGGCATCTCCATCGTCAGTGGGGAGAATGGAGGAATCTTTGTCTCGAAAGTTACAGGAGGAAGCATCGCCCACCAGGCAGGACTGGAATATGGAGATCAGTTACTGGAG TTCAACGGCATCAACCTGCGGAACGCTACGGAGCAGCAAGCTCGTCTCATCATCGGCCAGCAGTGTGACACCATCACCATTATGGCCCAGTACAACCCACACATGTACCAGCTGGGAAACCACTCTCGCTCCAG cTCCCGCCTGGAGCCAGTCAGTTCACAGTCGACCCCACAGGGTAGTGGGGCCGCCACCCCCGACAATCACTCCAACATCGATACACTCAGCGAACAGGACGAGGGGACGCTCACTCCCTCCTCCAAGCAGACCACACCCACTACAAGTCCCAACAACTTTATCAG AATGCCGTCTGACGGCAGCAGGAAGGTGGGCGATCCACGGCTTGTGACGGTGCGCAGGCCTGGAGTGGAAGTGGGAGTCACGCTCTGTGGAGGGAACCTGCGGGGCGTCTTCATCGAGAGCCTGGACGAGGACAGTCCTGCCAGAGGCCCAGATGGACTGCTAACTGGGGACATTATTTTAGAG TATAACTCGGTGAATATGAAGAATAAGACGGCCGAGGAGGTGTACGTCGAGATGCTGAAGCCTGCAGAGATGGTCACGTTGAAGGTGCAGCACCGGCCAGACGACTTCAGCACGCTCAAAGATGTTCCAGGAGATGGCTTTTATATTCG AGCACTTTACGACCGGGTCGGGGAGGCCGAGGGGGACCTCACTTTCAAGAAGGATGACATCCTGTACGTGGATGAGTCTTTACCAAAGGGCAGCTTCGGGACCTGGATGGCCTGGCAGCTAGACGAGAACGCACAGCAGATCCAGAGGGGGCAGATCCCCAGCAAGTACAT GATGGACCAAGAGTTCTACCGCAGACACAGCGTGACAGAAATGAAGGAAGACTCCAGTAAGACTCTGTCTGCGGCGGCTCGCAGATCCTTCttcaggaggaaacagaaacacaaacgtAGCAGCTCCAAAGACAGCAAAGAGATGGTGGCTTTGGACGCCATCAGCACAGACTCCATCCCCTTCCTGGATG ACTGCGTGAGCTTGGCATACCAGCGGGTCCAGAAGGTGGAGTGCGCCTCTCCTCGACCGGTACTCGTCCTCGGGCCGCTCACAGACCCCGCCAAGGAGATGCTGGTCAAAGAGTCTCCTGGGAAGTTCTGCCGATGTGTACTGG AGGTGATGAAGGCATCCCAGCAAGCCATCGAGCGCGGCGTCAAAGACTGCCTCTTCATCGACTACAAGCGCAGGAGTGGCCATTTCGACGTGACCACCGTTGCTTCTATAAAGGAAATAACAGATAAG GGTTGTCACTGTTTGCTCGACATCGCTCCACACGCCATCGAAAGGCTCCACTGCGTTCACATTTATCCGATTGTTGTCTTCGTCCGCTACAAAAATGCCAAGCAGATTAA GGAGCAGAAAGATCCGGTTTATCTGCGGGACAAAGTATCTCAAAAACATTCCAAGGAGCAATTTGAAAGTGCACAGAAGATAGAGCAAGAATACAGCAAATTCTTCACAG gtattGTCCAAGGCGGCACCCTCCCTTACATTTGCACTCAGATCATGACGATAGTTGATCAAGAACAAAGTAAAGTCCTGTGGACTCCACTCGGCTGCCCCTAG